From a region of the Marinomonas mediterranea MMB-1 genome:
- a CDS encoding DUF7482 domain-containing protein, which yields MKIKIALSCLLAVLLTACSSNSYKDLPMQMSMPVFPAWYEGKEVFYITTDVSDKEMAEQMNANYTPRLRDAIPRYPKPPRVKTALERVYGFPGGEQRNVFPSAPWPVGPKSTDTQYSPLWLMYWVKWTDPEKAYELKSEGDIYAAERKGLVTINRSRIVVNCPVVPNPNK from the coding sequence ATGAAAATTAAGATCGCTTTGTCCTGTTTGCTTGCTGTATTGCTAACAGCCTGTTCTTCAAACTCTTATAAAGACTTGCCCATGCAGATGAGCATGCCAGTATTTCCAGCGTGGTATGAGGGTAAAGAGGTCTTTTATATTACGACTGATGTATCAGACAAAGAGATGGCTGAGCAGATGAACGCCAACTATACGCCGCGTTTGCGGGATGCTATTCCGCGATATCCAAAACCGCCGCGAGTCAAAACAGCATTAGAACGAGTGTATGGTTTTCCTGGCGGAGAGCAACGCAATGTGTTTCCTTCTGCTCCTTGGCCTGTTGGGCCGAAAAGTACCGACACGCAGTATTCTCCACTCTGGCTTATGTACTGGGTGAAGTGGACGGATCCTGAAAAAGCGTATGAGCTGAAATCAGAAGGGGATATCTACGCGGCTGAGCGTAAAGGTCTCGTGACCATTAATCGCTCCCGCATCGTTGTTAATT
- a CDS encoding ABC transporter ATP-binding protein yields MAEITLNALAHTYSDSPTKPEDYAIRQMQHVWHQGGAYALLGPSGCGKSTLLNIISGLLEPSDGEVLFDGKRVNELKPEERNIAQVFQFPVVYDTMTVYDNLAFPLRNIGVPSHKIRSKVLEVAEILELSDQLKRKAKGLSADQKQKVSMGRGLVRDDVSAILFDEPLTVIDPQLKWKLRRKLKQIHEQFNITMVYVTHDQLEASTFADKIAVMYDGQIVQFGTPRELFENPAHTFVGYFIGSPGMNFFNATFSAGSLSFGKHVISIHSSLANHLQQRGDITDVKVGIRPEFVHVWDGFNDDAYEVEVDYVEDLGTYKILSFIFNGITMKARLSEDQKVPVGKAYISFPEQWTKLYIDEYLVELGSEAQSEHESEHRSESPSQGSEEAVNE; encoded by the coding sequence ATGGCAGAAATTACACTCAATGCCTTGGCGCATACCTACAGCGATTCGCCTACCAAGCCCGAAGATTACGCCATTAGACAGATGCAACATGTGTGGCATCAAGGCGGAGCCTATGCGCTTTTGGGGCCGTCTGGCTGTGGTAAGTCGACTTTGCTCAACATCATATCGGGGCTGCTTGAACCGTCGGACGGAGAAGTATTATTCGATGGCAAGCGCGTGAATGAACTAAAGCCAGAAGAGCGCAATATCGCACAGGTTTTCCAGTTTCCCGTGGTATACGACACCATGACGGTTTACGACAACTTAGCTTTTCCACTTAGAAATATTGGTGTTCCTTCCCATAAAATTCGCTCGAAAGTTCTGGAAGTGGCCGAAATATTAGAGTTGTCAGATCAACTCAAACGCAAAGCCAAAGGTTTGTCGGCCGACCAAAAACAAAAAGTTTCGATGGGACGCGGCCTCGTCCGAGACGATGTGTCCGCCATTTTATTTGATGAACCGCTCACAGTCATTGACCCTCAGCTCAAATGGAAACTGCGCCGTAAGCTGAAGCAGATTCACGAACAATTCAATATCACCATGGTCTATGTCACACACGACCAGCTTGAAGCGTCGACCTTTGCCGATAAAATCGCGGTTATGTACGACGGTCAGATCGTGCAATTTGGCACACCAAGAGAACTGTTTGAGAACCCTGCTCATACCTTCGTAGGTTACTTTATTGGCAGCCCAGGGATGAACTTCTTTAATGCAACGTTTAGTGCCGGTTCTCTATCATTCGGTAAGCATGTCATTTCGATTCATTCGTCGTTAGCAAATCACCTCCAACAGCGTGGTGATATTACCGATGTGAAAGTTGGTATACGTCCAGAGTTTGTTCATGTCTGGGACGGCTTCAATGACGACGCTTACGAAGTGGAGGTCGACTATGTCGAAGACCTTGGCACCTACAAAATTCTGTCCTTCATTTTCAACGGCATCACAATGAAAGCACGACTCAGTGAAGATCAGAAAGTGCCCGTTGGCAAAGCCTATATTAGCTTTCCTGAGCAATGGACCAAGCTCTACATTGACGAATACCTTGTTGAGCTAGGCTCTGAGGCTCAATCCGAACATGAGTCCGAACACCGATCCGAAAGCCCATCACAAGGTTCTGAGGAGGCCGTAAATGAATAA
- a CDS encoding ABC transporter ATP-binding protein, producing the protein MSLTLENVSRVVEGETWISDVNLTLEPGSFNVLLGRTLAGKTTLMRLMAGLDRPTKGKILMNGVDVTGVPVRERNISMVYQQFINYPNMTVFENIASPLRLANLSETEIDKRVHETAEMLRIEEYLGRLPLQLSGGQQQRTAMARALVKDSQVILFDEPLVNLDYKLREELRQELRALFKARNCIAVYATTEPNEALALSGNTAVLHEGRLLQFGETAEVYHQPQNIITAEMFSEPPINVVPGKVTETEVTFDDKVHFQLNNDLRSLPAGQYQFGVRASHIGLVPHNDDDLELPVQVDLAEISGSETFLHVHNPHFDLVLHLSGVHQYQVDQEIKVYFPTHKLYAFNDHGDMVHAPARIGGL; encoded by the coding sequence ATGTCATTAACGCTAGAAAACGTTTCTCGCGTTGTCGAAGGTGAAACTTGGATCTCTGACGTCAATCTGACATTGGAACCAGGTTCGTTCAACGTCCTACTGGGCAGAACGTTAGCCGGTAAAACAACGCTAATGAGATTGATGGCTGGGCTTGATCGTCCAACCAAAGGCAAAATATTGATGAACGGTGTCGATGTCACCGGCGTGCCTGTTCGAGAACGAAACATCTCAATGGTGTATCAGCAATTCATCAATTACCCCAATATGACGGTGTTTGAAAACATCGCGTCGCCCTTACGTCTCGCTAATCTGTCGGAAACAGAAATAGACAAACGCGTGCATGAAACCGCAGAAATGCTGCGCATTGAAGAATACTTGGGTCGCTTACCACTGCAGCTGTCTGGAGGGCAACAACAGCGTACAGCAATGGCCAGAGCACTGGTCAAAGACTCTCAGGTTATTCTATTCGACGAACCTCTTGTGAACTTGGACTACAAACTCAGAGAAGAACTCCGCCAAGAATTGAGAGCCTTGTTTAAAGCAAGAAATTGCATTGCAGTCTACGCCACAACAGAACCAAATGAAGCACTCGCACTGAGCGGTAACACCGCAGTGTTGCACGAAGGTCGTCTTCTACAGTTTGGTGAAACCGCTGAGGTTTATCACCAACCTCAAAACATTATTACAGCGGAAATGTTCTCTGAACCGCCTATTAATGTGGTTCCCGGAAAAGTCACCGAGACGGAAGTTACGTTCGATGACAAAGTTCATTTTCAGCTCAATAATGATTTGCGAAGCCTGCCTGCGGGGCAATATCAATTTGGAGTAAGAGCATCACACATTGGCTTGGTCCCTCACAACGATGACGATTTAGAACTGCCTGTCCAAGTGGATTTAGCAGAAATCAGCGGCTCTGAGACGTTTCTTCATGTCCACAATCCTCACTTTGATTTGGTGCTGCATTTATCAGGGGTTCATCAGTATCAGGTAGATCAAGAAATCAAAGTCTATTTTCCTACGCATAAGCTGTACGCCTTTAACGACCACGGCGACATGGTGCATGCCCCAGCACGTATTGGAGGTCTTTGA
- a CDS encoding DASS family sodium-coupled anion symporter, whose protein sequence is MQSPHVRLIPASLSVLSALILWFIVPVPDGVNVNAWHLLALFVATIIAIIGKAMPIGAVALIAIFFVAFTGVTSNSPSQAIKDALSGFSSSLIWLIGIAIIISRGLAKTGLGQRIGYYFISIFGKRTLGVGYALALSELVLAPVTPSNTARGGGIIHPIMRSIAESFHSSSEEGSQRKIGHYLALVNYHTNPITSAMFITATAPNPLIVKLIADATGAEISISWGTWALAALLPGLLCLLLMPLVLYFLYPPEIKHTPDATKFAQQKLRAMGKTSTQEKIMIAVFTLLLVLWTGLPAALFGDDFKVHTTTTAMLGLSVLLVTGVLTWDDVLKEKSAWDTITWFAALIMMATYLNKLGLIAWFSGVVETNITHLGLGWIPSISILVLIYFYTHYFFASTTAHITAMFAAIFAAGIALGAPPLILGLLMAAASSLMMSLTHYATGTSPIIFGSGYVSMGDWWKAGVVMSVVNLGVWCIAGGLWWKALGYW, encoded by the coding sequence ATGCAATCACCTCATGTTCGTTTAATACCCGCTTCTCTCTCCGTTCTATCCGCCTTAATATTGTGGTTTATTGTCCCGGTACCCGATGGCGTTAATGTCAATGCTTGGCATTTACTCGCTCTGTTTGTCGCGACGATTATCGCCATTATTGGTAAAGCCATGCCAATTGGTGCGGTTGCGCTTATTGCCATTTTCTTTGTCGCTTTCACTGGCGTAACCAGCAACAGCCCGTCTCAAGCAATCAAAGATGCGTTGAGCGGTTTTTCAAGCTCTCTTATTTGGTTGATTGGTATTGCCATTATCATTTCGAGAGGACTCGCGAAAACCGGTTTAGGGCAGCGCATTGGCTATTACTTTATTTCGATCTTTGGCAAACGTACATTAGGCGTTGGTTATGCTTTAGCTCTTTCTGAGTTGGTACTCGCTCCCGTCACACCGAGCAATACGGCACGAGGGGGTGGGATTATTCATCCTATTATGAGGTCCATTGCCGAGAGTTTTCATTCCTCCTCTGAAGAAGGGTCCCAACGAAAAATTGGTCACTATCTGGCTCTCGTGAATTACCATACCAACCCCATTACGTCCGCCATGTTTATTACTGCGACCGCCCCAAATCCTCTGATCGTAAAGCTGATCGCTGATGCCACCGGAGCAGAAATCAGTATCTCTTGGGGTACGTGGGCATTGGCGGCTTTACTTCCAGGATTGCTATGTCTATTACTCATGCCATTAGTGCTCTACTTCCTCTATCCTCCCGAAATTAAACACACACCGGATGCGACAAAGTTTGCCCAACAAAAATTGCGAGCGATGGGGAAAACCAGCACCCAAGAGAAGATCATGATCGCGGTGTTTACTCTACTTCTCGTACTCTGGACAGGACTGCCTGCGGCGCTGTTTGGTGATGACTTTAAGGTACACACTACGACGACTGCGATGCTAGGGCTCAGTGTGCTTCTCGTGACTGGCGTACTGACATGGGATGACGTTTTAAAAGAAAAATCTGCTTGGGATACAATCACTTGGTTCGCCGCCCTGATAATGATGGCAACGTATCTCAATAAACTTGGGTTAATCGCTTGGTTTTCTGGCGTTGTCGAAACAAACATTACTCATCTTGGGCTGGGGTGGATTCCTTCTATTTCAATATTGGTCTTAATTTACTTCTACACACATTACTTTTTTGCCAGTACAACCGCACATATTACCGCCATGTTCGCCGCTATTTTCGCTGCTGGCATTGCGCTGGGTGCGCCGCCTCTCATACTCGGCTTACTTATGGCTGCCGCTTCTTCTTTGATGATGTCTCTGACTCATTATGCAACTGGCACCTCTCCCATTATTTTCGGGTCTGGCTATGTTTCAATGGGCGATTGGTGGAAAGCAGGCGTTGTTATGAGCGTGGTAAATCTCGGAGTTTGGTGTATCGCCGGAGGTCTATGGTGGAAAGCGCTAGGGTATTGGTAG
- a CDS encoding DUF2160 domain-containing protein — protein MVWMSWTLPTALFFGGIALILVAMTTWQIVSPCVERKGFLPIVTSRGDRLFIGLLTSAFIHLTFVALTEVALLVATALSVIWMIILMRWG, from the coding sequence ATGGTTTGGATGTCTTGGACCTTACCCACTGCCCTATTCTTTGGCGGCATTGCACTCATTCTTGTGGCAATGACCACTTGGCAAATTGTTTCGCCGTGCGTTGAACGCAAGGGCTTTTTGCCCATTGTCACATCACGGGGAGACAGACTGTTTATCGGCCTGTTAACCAGTGCCTTTATCCACCTGACTTTTGTCGCGCTGACAGAAGTCGCCCTTTTGGTGGCCACCGCCCTGTCCGTTATTTGGATGATTATCCTAATGCGCTGGGGTTAA
- a CDS encoding sigma-54-dependent Fis family transcriptional regulator codes for MKKEKQQKAQSESKPMDSVTESERACVDAKDGCTDHVEAEHKSQIEASWFRCEQFGLDHGSEPDFGTLPQGELHDLLDQHRSLLETTENEVLPYYENILNNSSCMIVLADHQGHVLNTWGKNRFGRDDRYGQSHGLVGGNQWTEEGVGTNAIGTALITGQAIQVGRDEHFLRANRFMVGSASPIYDSQNDVVGVLDISSDAYLPQDHTLGMVKLMSLSVENRLIFAAFQKDYFILTFNTNLISLDSHWSGVLVLDENGTIVSANRRAEVVLARDLALLNIAQVFDCEMREIKHQPTNIPMKLKALGRYQFYVNVLPPALPVMRIPDFRKTEGYVAPETTLSEPNAAPRPEPAKEKRLLPENVVPLEELEHGDEKVRRVVKQAHKIMEKDIPILIHGETGAGKEIFVRSLHYHSSRQAQMLVAVNCAAIPSELVESELFGYEKGAFTGAQSKGSIGLIRRAHKGTLFLDEIGEMPMAVQSRLLRVLQERVVTPLGSTDVYPVDVKLISATNRQLKQEVHEGRFRQDLYYRISGLNIELPSLRDRMDKREVISYIHDRLRLEDPAPLLTGEMLTLLSSHPWPGNMRQLVHVLKVGMAMADGDVLEDWHLPDDFFDDLQSGETDELLTSNQVEGEKQESLDVRIPKLLGQFNGNVSKTAKAAGVSRNTVYKYAKQGTGFK; via the coding sequence ATGAAAAAAGAAAAACAACAAAAAGCACAATCAGAGAGTAAGCCGATGGACTCTGTTACGGAATCAGAGCGTGCCTGCGTGGACGCAAAAGATGGCTGTACTGATCACGTTGAAGCGGAACATAAGTCGCAAATTGAAGCGTCATGGTTTCGTTGTGAGCAGTTTGGGTTAGATCATGGGTCGGAACCGGATTTTGGTACGCTTCCGCAAGGTGAATTACATGATCTTTTGGATCAGCATCGTAGTCTTCTTGAAACCACGGAAAACGAAGTTCTTCCTTATTACGAAAACATCCTAAATAACTCTTCCTGTATGATTGTACTGGCCGATCATCAAGGCCATGTTTTGAATACGTGGGGCAAAAACCGCTTTGGTCGTGATGACAGGTATGGCCAGAGTCATGGTTTAGTCGGTGGTAATCAATGGACCGAAGAAGGCGTCGGGACGAACGCCATTGGTACCGCTTTGATTACAGGGCAGGCGATTCAAGTTGGGCGAGACGAGCACTTCTTGCGTGCGAATCGCTTTATGGTCGGGTCTGCCTCTCCCATTTACGACTCGCAAAATGACGTTGTTGGCGTACTCGACATCTCCTCAGATGCCTATCTACCTCAAGATCACACACTGGGTATGGTCAAACTCATGTCACTTAGTGTGGAGAATCGACTGATCTTCGCCGCCTTTCAAAAAGACTATTTCATTCTCACTTTTAATACCAACCTCATCAGTTTGGACAGTCATTGGTCAGGGGTGCTTGTGTTGGATGAGAATGGCACCATCGTCTCCGCGAATCGTCGCGCAGAAGTTGTCCTAGCCAGAGACTTAGCTTTGCTGAATATTGCTCAGGTATTTGATTGTGAAATGCGCGAAATCAAGCATCAACCGACTAATATCCCAATGAAACTGAAAGCACTCGGTCGTTACCAGTTTTATGTCAATGTCTTACCGCCTGCTTTACCTGTTATGCGAATCCCTGATTTTCGAAAAACGGAAGGGTATGTGGCACCTGAAACCACTTTGAGCGAGCCTAACGCTGCTCCTCGACCTGAACCCGCGAAAGAAAAGCGATTACTGCCCGAAAATGTTGTTCCATTGGAAGAGTTAGAGCATGGCGACGAAAAAGTACGCCGTGTTGTTAAGCAAGCTCATAAAATTATGGAGAAAGACATTCCAATTCTGATTCATGGAGAAACCGGGGCTGGTAAGGAAATCTTCGTGCGCAGTTTGCATTATCATAGCTCGCGGCAGGCTCAAATGCTGGTGGCGGTAAACTGTGCCGCTATCCCATCAGAATTGGTTGAATCTGAACTTTTTGGCTATGAAAAAGGCGCGTTTACCGGAGCACAAAGTAAAGGGTCGATTGGACTCATACGACGCGCGCATAAAGGCACGTTATTTCTAGACGAAATTGGTGAAATGCCGATGGCGGTTCAGTCCCGATTGTTAAGAGTGTTACAAGAGCGAGTCGTCACACCGTTAGGTTCGACCGACGTCTACCCCGTTGATGTAAAACTGATTTCCGCAACCAATAGACAACTAAAACAGGAGGTTCACGAAGGTCGATTTCGACAAGATCTGTATTATCGAATTTCCGGGTTGAATATCGAGTTGCCCTCATTGCGAGATCGGATGGATAAGAGAGAGGTTATTTCTTACATACACGACCGATTACGACTAGAAGACCCAGCGCCATTACTTACGGGTGAAATGTTGACCTTGCTGAGTTCACATCCGTGGCCGGGAAACATGCGTCAGTTGGTTCACGTATTGAAAGTTGGTATGGCGATGGCCGACGGCGATGTATTAGAGGATTGGCATTTGCCGGATGACTTTTTTGACGATCTTCAGAGCGGCGAAACGGATGAGCTTTTGACTTCAAACCAAGTTGAGGGTGAAAAGCAAGAAAGCCTAGACGTGAGAATTCCCAAACTGCTAGGGCAGTTCAACGGCAATGTTTCTAAGACGGCGAAAGCGGCAGGCGTAAGTCGCAATACCGTGTATAAATATGCGAAACAAGGGACGGGCTTTAAATAG
- a CDS encoding carbohydrate ABC transporter permease: MNKVENNKAWWLVLPVFIIVAFSAIIPLMTVVNYSVQDIFDPYTRYFVGTEWFKQVMTDTRLHDALGRQFIFSFTILLIEIPLGILVALMMPTKGRSASLALILVAIPLLIPWNVVGTIWQIFGRADIGLFGAFLSWLGVDYNYASNPIDAWMTVVLIDVWHWTPLVALLCYSGLRAIPEVYYQAARIDRASRWAVFRYIQLPKLTNVLIIGVLLRFMDSFMIYTEPFVLTGGGPGTSTTFLSQSLVQQAIGQFDLGPAAAFSLVYFLIILLVCWVFYTTIMNMQKDK, translated from the coding sequence ATGAATAAGGTTGAAAACAATAAAGCTTGGTGGCTTGTCCTTCCGGTTTTCATCATTGTCGCGTTTTCCGCCATCATCCCGTTGATGACGGTCGTGAACTACTCGGTTCAAGACATTTTCGATCCATACACTCGGTACTTTGTTGGCACAGAGTGGTTCAAACAAGTGATGACAGATACTCGCTTACACGATGCACTGGGGCGTCAGTTTATTTTCTCATTCACGATTTTATTGATTGAGATTCCGTTAGGGATTTTGGTTGCCTTAATGATGCCCACCAAGGGAAGAAGCGCCTCGTTAGCATTAATCCTTGTCGCCATCCCGCTCTTGATTCCGTGGAACGTAGTGGGAACTATTTGGCAGATTTTTGGACGTGCCGACATCGGCTTATTTGGCGCATTTCTTTCGTGGCTAGGCGTTGATTACAACTATGCGTCTAATCCCATTGACGCGTGGATGACGGTCGTCTTGATTGACGTTTGGCACTGGACACCACTCGTTGCCTTGCTTTGCTACTCGGGCTTACGCGCCATTCCAGAAGTCTATTATCAAGCCGCTCGTATTGATCGGGCCTCTCGCTGGGCGGTGTTCCGGTATATTCAGCTCCCTAAACTGACCAATGTTCTGATCATAGGAGTACTTCTGCGCTTTATGGACTCCTTTATGATCTACACCGAGCCATTTGTGTTAACGGGAGGCGGACCCGGCACGTCCACCACCTTCTTAAGTCAGTCTTTGGTTCAACAAGCCATTGGTCAATTCGATCTTGGGCCTGCAGCAGCCTTCTCGCTGGTGTACTTCCTTATCATTCTGTTGGTGTGTTGGGTGTTCTATACCACCATCATGAACATGCAAAAAGACAAATAG
- a CDS encoding carbohydrate ABC transporter permease, with protein sequence MQAPVVSHAQKKARRAVWRGRIGLNLYLILLLLPIYWLINMSFKTNTEILSGLSLYPEHFTLDNYAKIFGDPTWYMGYVNSMLYVSMNMVISLLVALPAAYAFSRYKFVGDKHMFFWLLSNRMAPPAVFLLPFFQLYSSVGLFDTHIAVALAHCLFNVPLAVWILEGFMSGVPREIDETAYIDGYSFPRFFVRIFIPLIRSGIGVTAFFCFMFSWVELLLARTLTSVDAKPIAAIMTRTVSASGMDWGLLAAAGVLTIVPGMLVVYFVRNHIAKGFALGRV encoded by the coding sequence ATGCAAGCCCCGGTAGTAAGTCACGCACAAAAGAAAGCGCGTAGAGCCGTGTGGCGTGGACGAATCGGATTAAACCTCTATTTAATCCTTTTACTTCTACCGATCTATTGGTTGATTAATATGTCTTTTAAGACAAACACCGAGATTCTTAGCGGCCTTTCGCTGTACCCTGAGCATTTCACATTGGATAACTATGCGAAGATATTTGGCGACCCCACCTGGTACATGGGGTACGTCAATTCAATGCTGTATGTGTCCATGAACATGGTCATCAGCTTACTCGTCGCTCTGCCAGCCGCCTATGCTTTTAGCCGTTACAAGTTCGTCGGCGACAAACATATGTTCTTCTGGTTGCTGTCGAATCGGATGGCCCCACCAGCAGTGTTTCTACTGCCGTTTTTTCAGCTGTATTCATCCGTAGGTTTATTCGATACTCACATCGCGGTCGCGTTAGCGCATTGTCTCTTCAATGTCCCGTTGGCGGTCTGGATCTTAGAAGGGTTTATGAGCGGTGTTCCTCGTGAGATCGATGAGACAGCCTATATCGACGGCTACTCATTTCCTAGATTTTTTGTACGTATCTTCATTCCCTTGATTCGGTCTGGTATCGGTGTGACGGCTTTCTTTTGTTTTATGTTCTCTTGGGTTGAGCTATTGCTTGCTCGCACACTCACGTCTGTTGACGCAAAACCCATTGCCGCCATCATGACTCGTACCGTTTCCGCGTCCGGAATGGATTGGGGGCTATTAGCCGCCGCTGGCGTACTCACAATCGTACCCGGCATGCTGGTCGTTTACTTCGTTCGTAACCACATCGCCAAGGGTTTTGCCCTTGGTCGAGTATAG